In one Lujinxingia vulgaris genomic region, the following are encoded:
- a CDS encoding OmpA family protein: MSLSRAKTWKVGSAALLAALMGVSSTATAQEAGGFDAQTFQPALSPSAVFSVDGSRTYEHRQIYGGLLFNWANDPLVMEYEDGSREAVIESQLAAHLSAGIGLFDRYQVELALPIYFSNSGDYQGQSFGGAGVGDLALRGKAHILSLADGRFGLGAGLDLSLPTGVQDAYLGSRTVTATPRVMADYRLDTPAGGLLLAANLGARLRGTDDVHDARIGPNLSYGVGAELEAIADVLFVGAELFGSAVLTEPARAKSPLEALIGVRWAATETWSLTLAGGGGLVGGLGSAAQRGLLGVSYRPAPTPDSGEVVPTEKIVCEFDAPPGYEGPRDAQGCPVVEEQGCASLTEDWQGAVDEDGCPILDQDGDGIPDSEDACPTEPQDFDGLGVANGCPQEDVDGDGILDVEDRCPTEPGLRLHEGCPPPVQKAVREGDEIRILDKVFFQTDKAVILEDSFELLDQVALIMRTNPDIMLIEVAGHTDRRGDADYNMMLSEERAKTVREYLINQGQVDASRVVARGYGQTELLIDEDTDEAHAANRRVEFRILEQGSDEAGSPEETEAPAEP, from the coding sequence ATGTCGTTGAGTCGAGCAAAGACGTGGAAGGTTGGGAGCGCGGCGCTGCTGGCAGCGCTGATGGGGGTGAGCTCGACGGCCACCGCCCAGGAGGCCGGTGGCTTTGATGCGCAGACCTTTCAGCCGGCGCTGAGCCCCTCGGCGGTCTTTTCAGTGGACGGCTCACGCACCTATGAGCACCGCCAGATCTACGGTGGATTGCTCTTCAACTGGGCCAACGACCCGCTCGTCATGGAGTACGAAGACGGCAGCCGCGAAGCTGTCATCGAGAGTCAACTCGCCGCGCATCTGAGCGCGGGGATCGGGCTTTTTGACCGCTATCAGGTGGAGCTGGCGCTGCCGATCTACTTCAGCAACAGCGGCGACTACCAGGGGCAGTCTTTTGGTGGGGCTGGCGTCGGTGATCTGGCGCTGCGCGGTAAGGCGCACATCCTCTCGCTGGCCGATGGGCGCTTCGGGCTGGGGGCGGGGCTTGACTTAAGCCTCCCCACAGGCGTGCAGGACGCCTATTTAGGCTCGCGCACCGTCACGGCGACCCCGCGGGTGATGGCTGATTATCGTCTGGACACGCCGGCCGGCGGGCTTTTGCTTGCCGCAAACCTGGGCGCCCGCCTGCGCGGCACCGACGACGTGCATGATGCTCGCATTGGCCCGAACTTAAGCTACGGCGTGGGCGCGGAGCTTGAGGCGATTGCCGATGTGCTCTTTGTAGGGGCGGAGCTCTTCGGCTCGGCGGTGCTCACCGAGCCGGCGCGGGCGAAGTCGCCGTTGGAAGCGCTGATCGGCGTGCGCTGGGCCGCCACCGAGACCTGGTCGCTCACCCTCGCCGGCGGCGGTGGTCTGGTCGGCGGGCTCGGCAGCGCGGCGCAACGTGGCTTGCTCGGCGTGAGCTACCGGCCCGCCCCCACCCCCGACTCTGGCGAGGTGGTGCCCACCGAAAAGATCGTCTGCGAGTTCGATGCGCCTCCCGGTTACGAAGGCCCCCGCGACGCGCAGGGCTGCCCGGTCGTCGAAGAGCAGGGCTGCGCCAGCCTCACCGAAGACTGGCAGGGCGCCGTCGACGAAGATGGCTGCCCCATCCTCGATCAGGACGGCGACGGCATCCCCGACAGCGAAGACGCATGCCCCACTGAGCCCCAGGACTTCGACGGGTTGGGTGTAGCCAACGGTTGCCCGCAGGAAGATGTCGATGGCGACGGCATCCTCGACGTCGAAGATCGTTGCCCTACCGAGCCCGGGCTGCGTCTGCATGAAGGATGCCCCCCGCCGGTGCAAAAAGCGGTGCGCGAGGGCGATGAGATTCGCATCCTCGACAAGGTCTTCTTTCAGACCGACAAAGCCGTGATCCTGGAAGACTCCTTTGAGCTTCTCGACCAGGTCGCGCTGATTATGCGCACCAACCCCGACATCATGCTCATTGAGGTCGCGGGCCACACCGACCGCCGCGGCGACGCCGACTACAACATGATGCTCTCGGAGGAGCGCGCCAAGACGGTGCGTGAGTACTTGATCAATCAGGGGCAGGTCGATGCCTCGCGCGTCGTCGCGCGTGGCTACGGACAGACCGAGCTGCTGATCGACGAAGACACCGATGAGGCGCACGCGGCCAATCGCCGCGTGGAGTTCCGCATCCTGGAGCAGGGCAGCGACGAGGCGGGGAGCCCTGAAGAGACCGAGGCGCCCGCCGAGCCCTAA
- a CDS encoding crotonase/enoyl-CoA hydratase family protein has product MSSSSSGAEPSPAPTVRVEQRGPVWVVTIDRPASRNAVDRPTAAQLVEAFETFERRDDLHVAVLTGAGDTFCAGADLKAFAEGRGNRLEPDGPGPMGPTRMMLSKPVIAAVEGYAVAGGLELAIWCDLRVAARTAIFGVFCRRFGVPLIDGGTLRLPRLIGQSRAMEMILTGRPLDAGEAHHWGLVNRLTAPGEALAEAVRWAEQIAAFPQTCLRSDRRSMLEQWGLDEPRALAREFELGQPAIRSEAERGAARFARGEGRRGSFED; this is encoded by the coding sequence TTGAGCTCCTCCTCTTCGGGCGCCGAGCCCTCTCCAGCACCGACAGTTCGCGTCGAGCAGCGCGGCCCGGTCTGGGTGGTGACCATCGACCGCCCCGCCAGCCGAAACGCCGTCGACCGCCCCACCGCCGCGCAGCTGGTGGAGGCCTTTGAGACCTTCGAGCGCCGCGATGATCTGCACGTGGCCGTGCTCACCGGCGCCGGCGACACGTTTTGCGCCGGCGCCGACTTAAAAGCCTTTGCCGAAGGCCGGGGAAACCGCCTTGAGCCCGATGGACCCGGGCCGATGGGCCCTACCCGCATGATGCTCTCAAAACCCGTGATCGCCGCTGTGGAAGGGTATGCTGTGGCCGGTGGGCTGGAGCTTGCCATCTGGTGCGACCTTCGGGTGGCCGCCCGCACTGCCATCTTCGGGGTGTTTTGCCGGCGCTTTGGCGTGCCGCTCATCGACGGCGGTACCCTGCGCCTGCCGCGGCTTATCGGGCAGAGTCGGGCGATGGAGATGATCCTCACAGGTCGGCCCCTCGACGCCGGGGAGGCCCATCACTGGGGCCTGGTCAACCGCCTCACCGCCCCCGGTGAGGCGCTCGCTGAGGCGGTGCGTTGGGCGGAGCAGATCGCCGCCTTTCCCCAGACCTGCCTGCGCTCCGACCGCCGCTCCATGCTCGAGCAATGGGGTCTGGATGAGCCCCGGGCCCTGGCCCGGGAGTTTGAGCTCGGCCAGCCCGCGATTAGATCTGAAGCAGAGCGGGGCGCGGCCCGCTTCGCCCGTGGCGAGGGGCGTCGGGGAAGTTTCGAGGACTGA
- a CDS encoding LysR family transcriptional regulator: protein MELSHLRTFLMLANEGHMTRAAARLHLTQPAVSAQLARLEESLGQRLFDRTSSGLVLTQSGQTFLPYAQEALSRLEDARSALDQLSGLQRGALSIGGGATATTFLLPPLLARFHEANPAIRFFVREQPSQSVVEDVLSGVLDLGVVTLPVRQPSGDSGAGKLHVEQWIDDELRLLVPPRFELSHQRDFGWEDLAGVPLVLFEAGSAVRNLIDARILEAGVDADIVMELRSIESLKQMVAQGIGAAFVSQHALTGSEHGLMARANPLRRTLAVCYRSDRTLPAAAQAFLDLMRQSSLLARSEHTASGPQGSTSG from the coding sequence ATGGAGCTGAGCCATTTACGCACCTTTTTGATGCTGGCAAATGAAGGCCATATGACCCGCGCGGCCGCTCGCCTTCATCTGACCCAGCCGGCGGTCAGCGCTCAGCTCGCGCGCCTGGAAGAATCACTGGGCCAGCGCCTCTTCGACCGCACCTCCTCGGGGCTTGTGCTCACGCAGTCCGGCCAGACCTTTTTGCCCTACGCCCAGGAGGCCCTCTCCCGGCTGGAGGATGCGCGCAGCGCGCTCGACCAGCTCAGCGGGCTGCAGCGCGGCGCCCTCTCGATCGGGGGCGGAGCCACGGCCACGACCTTTTTGCTGCCGCCCCTTCTGGCCCGCTTTCACGAGGCCAACCCGGCGATTCGTTTCTTCGTGCGCGAGCAGCCGTCTCAGTCGGTGGTCGAGGACGTGCTCTCGGGCGTGCTCGATCTTGGGGTGGTCACCCTTCCGGTGCGCCAGCCCAGCGGCGACAGCGGCGCGGGCAAGCTGCACGTGGAGCAGTGGATCGACGATGAGCTGCGCCTGCTGGTGCCGCCACGATTCGAGCTCAGCCACCAGCGCGACTTCGGATGGGAAGATCTGGCCGGCGTCCCGCTGGTGCTCTTTGAGGCCGGCTCGGCGGTGCGAAACCTCATCGACGCGCGCATTCTGGAGGCCGGCGTCGACGCCGACATCGTCATGGAACTGCGCTCGATTGAGTCACTCAAGCAGATGGTTGCCCAGGGCATCGGCGCGGCCTTCGTCAGCCAGCACGCCCTCACCGGCAGCGAGCACGGCTTGATGGCGCGGGCCAACCCGCTCCGACGCACGCTGGCGGTCTGCTACCGCAGCGACCGCACGCTGCCGGCGGCCGCCCAGGCTTTTTTAGATCTGATGCGCCAGAGCAGCCTGCTGGCCCGAAGCGAACACACCGCCTCCGGGCCACAGGGCTCGACTTCGGGTTAG
- a CDS encoding pyridoxal phosphate-dependent aminotransferase codes for MSTQDFRSERIGFLQQSEIRAMTRECNRLGGINLGQGVCPLPSPPELLEAAAQAVREDLSTYSRFDGVDELRHAVARKLKRYNKIDVDPETELVTTIGSAGAFICALQGLFNPGDEIIVFEPFYGYHVNAIRVAGCVPKVITMKAPDWSFDPEDLERLRTDRTRAVLVNTPGNPSGKVFSRDELGVIADFCKTHDLLGITDEIYEYLVYDGQEHVSLATLPGMFERTITMSGFSKTFAITGWRLGYVAAPAHLAGPMGLVNDLFYICAPTPLQHGLARALEVIGDDYFDDIRKKYKANRDLFCDALVQAGLTPHVPEGSYYILTDVSRFRLNDARASAMHILEKAGVASVAGSAFFATDGGRNLVRFCVAQPREVVEQAAERIQVFR; via the coding sequence ATGAGTACTCAGGATTTTCGCAGCGAACGCATTGGCTTTTTGCAGCAGTCCGAGATCCGGGCGATGACCCGCGAATGCAACCGCCTCGGCGGCATCAACCTGGGCCAGGGCGTCTGCCCCTTGCCCTCGCCGCCCGAGCTTTTAGAGGCCGCGGCCCAGGCGGTGCGCGAAGACCTGAGCACCTACAGCCGCTTCGACGGCGTGGACGAGCTGCGCCACGCCGTCGCCAGAAAACTCAAGCGCTACAACAAGATCGACGTCGACCCGGAGACCGAGCTCGTCACCACCATCGGCTCGGCCGGCGCGTTTATCTGCGCGCTGCAGGGGCTCTTTAACCCGGGCGATGAGATCATCGTCTTTGAACCCTTTTACGGCTACCACGTCAACGCCATCCGCGTGGCCGGCTGCGTGCCGAAAGTCATCACGATGAAGGCGCCGGACTGGTCCTTCGATCCGGAAGATCTGGAGCGCCTGCGCACCGACCGCACCCGCGCCGTGCTCGTCAACACCCCCGGAAACCCCAGCGGCAAAGTCTTCAGCCGGGACGAACTCGGGGTCATCGCCGATTTTTGCAAAACCCACGATCTGCTCGGCATCACCGACGAGATCTACGAGTACCTCGTCTACGACGGCCAGGAGCACGTCAGCCTGGCCACGCTCCCGGGAATGTTCGAGCGTACGATCACCATGTCGGGGTTTTCCAAAACCTTCGCCATCACCGGCTGGCGCCTGGGCTACGTGGCCGCGCCCGCGCACCTGGCCGGCCCGATGGGCCTTGTGAACGATCTTTTCTACATCTGCGCCCCCACGCCCCTGCAACACGGCCTGGCCCGCGCCCTGGAAGTCATCGGCGACGATTACTTCGACGACATCCGCAAAAAGTACAAAGCCAACCGCGATCTCTTCTGCGACGCGCTCGTCCAGGCCGGGCTGACCCCCCACGTCCCCGAGGGCTCCTACTACATCCTCACCGACGTGAGCCGCTTCCGTCTCAACGACGCCCGCGCCTCGGCGATGCATATCCTCGAAAAGGCCGGCGTCGCCTCGGTCGCCGGCTCCGCCTTCTTCGCCACCGACGGCGGCCGCAACCTCGTACGTTTCTGCGTCGCCCAACCCCGCGAGGTCGTCGAACAAGCCGCCGAACGCATCCAGGTTTTTCGCTAA
- a CDS encoding pyruvate carboxylase: protein MAREIRNVLAANRGEIAVRIFRACTELGLATTAIYSFEDRLAIHRYKADRAYQIGEEGKPVEAYLDGDAIIELALAKGVDAIHPGYGFLSENADFAQKVIEAGLVWIGPPPEVMRALGDKLAAREVAKRAGVPVVPGSGGAVQTEEEALQAATSIGYPLLVKAAHGGGGRGMRVVNQESELVEAVRSARSESQAAFGSPSVFLERYVVNPRHIEVQLLGDTHGNVVHLFERDCSVQRRMQKIVELAPAPNLADEVREKLYEYSLRLAEEVGYSSAGTVEFLVEEREGSFEIYFIEVNTRIQVEHTVTEMITGRDLIQAMIRVAEGAKLSDASIGIEGQEAIKRKGQAIQARVTTEDPERNFAPDSGRIITYRSAAGHGIRLDAGVGGSGSEILPFYDSMLVKVSAWGQDLGEAARRLDRSLAEFRIRGVKTNLPFLQRVVRHEQFLSGDTHTRFIDETPQLFVYPPRRDRGTKALMALGDITVNGPPGSTTRFARPQPLIVPKAPKIKGKPPTSPAFAVFEQEGAEGLSKWIRNQEALLVTDTTFRDAHQSLLATRVRTNDLLEIAPATAHMLPGLFSYEMWGGATFDVCMRFLQEDPWERLARMRQAIPGALFQMLLRGANAVGYTNYPDNVVRAFVQEAAQAGVDVFRVFDALNYVPNMELAMEEVARAGKIVEASICYTGDVLDPDETKYTLDYYTNLAKELASRGAHILNIKDMAGLLKPYSAKVLVEALKEAVDLPIHLHTHDTSGNGVAMYLMAAQAGVDVVDCALSSMAGLTSQPSLNAVVSALEGQTRQPDLDSQALERLSEHWELLREIYYPFESGLKSSTTDVYNHEIPGGQYSNLRPRAIQLGLGERWTEVKQTYQRVNKEMGNIVKVTPTSKVVADFSMFLVQNDLSFEAIYEMAERGEDIDFPQSVIDFFYGNMGQPYGGFPRKLQSIVLKGREPLTGRAGEGMADYDWGAKEEELRDLLGREPTRREAISYALYPKVFAGFARTIQEFGEYRILETVPFLYGMEVGDETMVEIEEGKTLVIKLKAISEVRDDGTRRVYFELNGQPRDVAIIDASAELSSGARPKADKSKPGEVGAPMQGKVLTIAVAVGDAVSRGDTLLSTEAMKMETNITSPVDGTIKAIEVSEGDSVGAGDRVVLIEPKS, encoded by the coding sequence ATGGCGAGAGAGATTCGTAATGTGTTGGCGGCGAACCGCGGGGAGATCGCGGTTCGAATCTTTCGGGCGTGCACGGAGCTGGGGCTCGCGACGACGGCGATCTACAGCTTTGAAGATCGGCTGGCGATCCACCGCTACAAGGCCGATCGGGCCTATCAGATTGGCGAGGAAGGAAAGCCGGTGGAGGCGTACCTGGATGGGGACGCGATCATTGAGCTGGCGCTGGCCAAGGGGGTCGACGCGATTCACCCGGGCTACGGGTTCTTGAGCGAGAACGCCGACTTTGCGCAGAAGGTGATTGAGGCGGGTTTGGTGTGGATCGGGCCGCCACCGGAGGTGATGCGGGCGCTGGGCGACAAGCTGGCCGCGCGGGAGGTGGCCAAACGCGCCGGGGTGCCGGTGGTGCCCGGGAGTGGCGGGGCGGTGCAGACCGAGGAGGAGGCGCTGCAGGCCGCGACCAGCATCGGCTATCCGCTGCTGGTGAAGGCCGCCCACGGCGGGGGCGGCCGTGGGATGCGCGTGGTCAACCAGGAGAGCGAGCTTGTGGAGGCGGTGCGCTCAGCGCGCAGCGAGTCGCAGGCGGCCTTTGGGAGCCCCTCGGTGTTTCTGGAGCGCTATGTGGTGAACCCGCGCCATATCGAGGTGCAGCTTTTAGGCGATACCCACGGCAACGTGGTGCACCTCTTTGAGCGCGACTGCTCGGTGCAGCGGCGCATGCAGAAGATCGTGGAGCTTGCGCCGGCGCCCAATCTCGCTGACGAGGTGCGCGAGAAGCTCTACGAGTACAGCCTGCGCCTGGCCGAGGAGGTGGGCTACAGCAGCGCGGGCACCGTGGAGTTTCTGGTCGAGGAGCGTGAGGGGAGCTTTGAGATCTACTTCATCGAGGTGAACACCCGCATTCAGGTTGAGCATACGGTCACCGAGATGATCACCGGCCGCGACCTGATTCAGGCGATGATTCGGGTGGCCGAGGGCGCGAAGCTCAGCGACGCGAGCATCGGCATTGAGGGGCAGGAGGCCATCAAGCGCAAAGGTCAGGCCATTCAGGCGCGGGTGACCACCGAGGATCCGGAGCGCAATTTTGCGCCGGACTCCGGGCGCATCATCACCTACCGCTCGGCGGCCGGCCACGGCATCCGCCTGGACGCCGGAGTGGGGGGCTCGGGCTCCGAGATTTTGCCCTTTTACGACTCGATGCTGGTGAAGGTCTCGGCATGGGGGCAGGACCTTGGCGAAGCGGCGAGGCGGCTGGACCGCAGTCTGGCGGAGTTTCGTATTCGCGGCGTGAAGACGAACCTCCCCTTTTTGCAGCGGGTGGTGCGCCACGAGCAGTTTTTGTCGGGCGATACCCACACACGCTTCATCGACGAGACGCCCCAGCTCTTTGTGTACCCGCCGCGTCGCGACCGGGGCACCAAGGCCCTGATGGCGCTGGGCGACATCACCGTCAACGGACCGCCCGGCAGCACCACACGCTTTGCCCGACCGCAGCCGCTGATCGTGCCGAAGGCACCGAAGATCAAAGGCAAGCCCCCCACAAGCCCCGCCTTCGCGGTCTTTGAGCAGGAGGGGGCCGAGGGGCTTTCCAAATGGATCCGCAACCAGGAGGCGCTGCTCGTCACCGATACGACCTTCCGCGATGCGCATCAGTCGCTGCTGGCGACGCGGGTGCGCACCAACGATCTGCTGGAGATCGCCCCGGCGACCGCGCACATGCTCCCCGGGCTCTTCTCGTACGAGATGTGGGGCGGGGCGACCTTTGATGTGTGCATGCGCTTCCTGCAGGAAGATCCCTGGGAGCGGCTCGCGCGCATGCGCCAGGCCATCCCCGGGGCGCTCTTTCAGATGCTGCTGCGCGGCGCCAATGCCGTGGGCTACACCAACTACCCCGACAACGTGGTGCGCGCCTTTGTGCAGGAGGCCGCCCAGGCCGGCGTGGACGTCTTCCGCGTCTTCGACGCGCTGAACTACGTCCCGAATATGGAGCTGGCGATGGAGGAGGTCGCCCGCGCCGGTAAGATCGTGGAGGCCTCGATCTGCTACACGGGAGACGTGCTCGACCCCGACGAGACCAAGTACACGCTGGACTACTACACCAACCTGGCGAAAGAGCTCGCCAGCCGCGGGGCGCATATCCTCAACATCAAGGATATGGCCGGCCTGCTCAAACCCTACTCGGCCAAAGTGCTGGTCGAAGCCCTCAAAGAGGCGGTGGATCTGCCGATTCACCTGCATACCCACGACACCTCCGGCAACGGGGTGGCGATGTACCTGATGGCCGCCCAGGCCGGCGTGGATGTAGTGGATTGCGCGCTGAGCTCGATGGCCGGGCTCACCAGCCAGCCCTCGCTCAACGCGGTGGTGAGCGCGCTGGAGGGCCAGACGCGCCAGCCCGATCTCGACAGCCAGGCCCTGGAGCGCCTCTCGGAGCATTGGGAGCTTCTGCGCGAGATCTATTATCCCTTTGAGTCGGGGCTTAAGTCTTCGACGACCGATGTCTACAACCACGAGATCCCCGGCGGGCAGTACTCCAACCTGCGTCCGCGGGCGATTCAGCTCGGCCTTGGCGAGCGCTGGACCGAGGTCAAGCAGACCTACCAGCGGGTCAACAAGGAGATGGGCAACATCGTTAAGGTCACCCCGACCAGTAAGGTGGTGGCTGACTTCTCGATGTTCCTCGTGCAGAACGACCTGAGCTTTGAGGCGATCTATGAGATGGCCGAGCGCGGTGAAGACATCGACTTCCCGCAGTCGGTCATCGACTTCTTCTACGGCAATATGGGCCAGCCCTACGGGGGCTTCCCCCGGAAGCTGCAGTCGATCGTGCTCAAGGGCCGCGAGCCGCTTACGGGGCGGGCCGGTGAGGGCATGGCGGATTATGACTGGGGCGCGAAGGAGGAGGAACTGCGGGATCTTCTGGGACGCGAGCCCACGCGCCGCGAGGCGATCAGCTACGCGCTCTACCCGAAGGTCTTTGCCGGGTTTGCGCGCACCATCCAGGAGTTTGGCGAGTACCGCATCCTGGAGACGGTGCCCTTTCTCTACGGCATGGAGGTGGGCGACGAGACGATGGTGGAGATCGAGGAGGGCAAGACCCTCGTCATCAAACTTAAAGCCATCAGCGAGGTGCGCGATGACGGCACTCGCCGCGTCTACTTCGAGCTCAACGGGCAGCCCCGCGATGTGGCGATCATCGACGCTTCGGCCGAACTCAGCTCGGGTGCGCGGCCCAAAGCCGATAAGTCGAAGCCCGGGGAGGTCGGGGCGCCGATGCAGGGCAAGGTGCTTACGATCGCGGTGGCGGTGGGTGATGCGGTCAGCCGCGGTGATACGCTGCTCTCCACCGAGGCGATGAAGATGGAGACCAACATCACCAGCCCGGTCGACGGCACGATCAAGGCGATCGAGGTGAGTGAGGGGGATTCGGTGGGCGCCGGCGACCGCGTGGTGCTGATTGAGCCGAAGAGCTAA
- a CDS encoding M42 family metallopeptidase has protein sequence MDLLKVLSEMPGAPGREELVREFIESKVKGLADEITTDAMGNLICRKKPAEGATDVQKVMIACHMDEIAFYVRLIDDKGFIRLHNAGGFDNRNLFARRVRIQTRDGEVIEGVMNPGGRPIHIAAPEDRTKIPKMAEFFVDTGLDKDTVTAKIRPGDPVTLVQEFSELGEMVTGKCLDNRVACWVGVRLLERLQASENYDIYVVFTVQEEVGLRGAITSGYAIEPDISIAIDTTLAVDTPGVPGEEQITELGKGVAIKILDGYTISNKELVDTFVDLAESEGITHQYEVLPMGGTDAGAMQRARAGSRAITLSVPTRYIHTVTEMVHKGDLRATLDLLAAYLSK, from the coding sequence ATGGATCTTCTCAAAGTACTCTCCGAGATGCCCGGTGCCCCGGGTCGTGAAGAGCTGGTGCGCGAGTTTATCGAGTCCAAGGTCAAAGGCCTGGCCGATGAGATCACCACCGACGCGATGGGCAACCTGATCTGCCGCAAGAAGCCGGCCGAGGGTGCCACCGACGTCCAGAAGGTGATGATCGCCTGCCATATGGACGAGATCGCCTTCTACGTGCGCCTGATCGACGACAAGGGCTTCATTCGCCTGCACAACGCCGGCGGCTTTGATAACCGCAACCTCTTCGCGCGCCGCGTGCGCATCCAGACCCGCGACGGCGAGGTCATCGAAGGCGTGATGAACCCCGGTGGACGCCCGATTCATATCGCCGCGCCCGAAGATCGCACCAAGATCCCCAAGATGGCCGAGTTCTTTGTGGACACCGGCCTCGATAAAGACACCGTCACCGCCAAAATCCGCCCGGGCGACCCGGTGACGCTGGTGCAGGAGTTCAGCGAGCTCGGTGAGATGGTCACCGGCAAATGCCTCGACAACCGCGTGGCCTGCTGGGTAGGCGTGCGCCTGCTTGAGCGTCTGCAGGCCAGCGAGAACTACGACATCTACGTGGTCTTCACCGTGCAGGAAGAGGTCGGGCTTCGCGGCGCGATCACCAGCGGCTACGCCATCGAGCCGGACATCTCCATCGCCATCGACACCACCCTGGCCGTCGACACCCCCGGGGTCCCGGGCGAAGAGCAGATCACGGAGCTGGGCAAGGGCGTGGCCATCAAGATCCTCGACGGCTACACCATCAGCAACAAAGAGCTCGTCGACACCTTCGTCGATCTGGCTGAGTCCGAAGGCATCACCCACCAGTACGAAGTTCTGCCGATGGGCGGCACCGACGCCGGCGCCATGCAACGCGCCCGCGCCGGCAGCCGCGCCATCACCTTGAGCGTGCCCACCCGCTACATTCACACCGTCACCGAGATGGTCCACAAGGGCGACCTCCGCGCCACCCTGGACCTTCTGGCGGCCTACCTCAGCAAGTGA
- the pssA gene encoding CDP-diacylglycerol--serine O-phosphatidyltransferase, with protein sequence MSSTDEWNEPAQPVRRKRFEMLRSFALADIITMANAACGVAAIFCCLNYMDEKIDLYVWWAFGLLPLALVFDLFDGAVARWRRKHSALGADLDSLADIVSFGVAPAVLAYTLGMRGGWDAVVLIFFVVCGIARLARYNVTAAELSEGSGKVPYYEGTPIPTSLVLVLVMAVAFDRGAYGAALWGGDLQLLGWGFHPLVLLFGLSGSAMISTHLRIKKIG encoded by the coding sequence ATGAGCTCGACAGATGAATGGAACGAGCCGGCGCAACCTGTGCGCCGCAAACGCTTTGAGATGCTGCGCTCCTTCGCGCTGGCCGACATCATCACTATGGCCAACGCCGCCTGCGGGGTGGCCGCGATCTTCTGCTGTCTGAACTACATGGACGAGAAGATCGACCTCTATGTCTGGTGGGCGTTCGGGCTTCTGCCCCTGGCGCTGGTCTTCGATCTCTTCGACGGGGCGGTCGCTCGCTGGCGCCGCAAACACTCCGCGCTGGGCGCCGACCTCGATTCCCTGGCCGACATCGTCTCCTTCGGCGTCGCGCCCGCCGTGCTCGCCTACACCTTAGGCATGCGCGGGGGCTGGGACGCGGTCGTGCTGATCTTTTTCGTGGTCTGCGGCATCGCGCGTCTGGCCCGCTACAACGTGACCGCCGCCGAGCTCAGCGAGGGCTCGGGCAAAGTCCCCTACTACGAGGGCACGCCCATTCCCACGAGCCTTGTGCTGGTGCTGGTGATGGCGGTGGCCTTTGACCGCGGCGCCTACGGCGCCGCTCTCTGGGGGGGCGACCTGCAGCTTCTCGGCTGGGGCTTTCACCCCCTGGTGCTTCTCTTCGGCCTGAGCGGCAGCGCCATGATCAGCACGCATCTGCGCATCAAAAAGATCGGCTGA